In Mastacembelus armatus chromosome 22, fMasArm1.2, whole genome shotgun sequence, a genomic segment contains:
- the eml1 gene encoding echinoderm microtubule-associated protein-like 1 isoform X1, with the protein MEDGFSSYSSLYDTSSLLQFCNDDSASAASSMEVTDRIASLEQRVQMQEDEIQLLKSALADVVRRLNLSEEQQAMGSRRGPTKDPALMRKSPSTDSNVGKPARPMIATLPLRPTVNNGTVLPKKGSGTLPSPSGSGSRKDTNTPANKSLSSLSSLFRSTRIPYLPLSTVRRTNSNEHMGTLTRKDSGDSKGNRGRAGSTGSNSSGKRSDSKLRDPVFNAGMRRVTHCKEEGYVKMFLKGRPITMYMPKDQVDTYCLEARAELPNNKLKLDWVYGYRGRDCRSNLYLLPTGETVYFIASVVVLFNVDEQLQRHYTGHTDDIKCLAVHPDKITIATGQVAGTSSDGKQLAPHVRVWDSVSLNTLHVLGAGFFDRALVCLAFSKSNGGNTLCAVDDSNDHVLSVWDWQREDRLAEVKCSNESVFAVDFHPTDSNIVVTCGKSHLYFWNLEKGILVKKQGLFEKQEKPKFVLCVTFAENGDTITGDSSGNILVWGKGTNRISHVIQGAHEGSIFALCMLRNGTLVSGGKDRRLISWDNSYQQIQSLEVPELFGPIRTIAEGRGETVLIGTTKNFVLQGSLDGEFTPITQGHIDELWGLAVHPWKSQFLTCGYDRQVSLWDSSSHQLIWAKSMEDAAQSAGFHPTGAVVAIGTQTGRWLVLDTDSKDLVTVHTDGNEQLSVMHYGPDGNFLAIGSHDNYIYIYAVTENGRKYSRVGKCSGHSSFITHLDWSVDSQYLVSNSGDYEILYWIPSVCKQVVSVETTRDIEWATCTCTLGFQVFGLWPDGSDGTDINAVCRSSDKSLLVTGDDFGKVHLFSYPCSQFRAPSHVYGGHSSHVTNVTFLFDDSYLVSTGGKDMSVMQWRIV; encoded by the exons ATGGAGGACGGGTTTTCCAGCTACAGCAGCTTGTATGACACCTCATCACTGCTGCAGTTCTGCAACG ATGACAGTGCATCAGCAGCCAGCAGTATGGAGGTGACTGACCGCATCGCCTCTCTGGAGCAGAGGGTCCAGATGCAGGAGGATGAGATTCAGCTGCTGAAGTCCGCTCTGGCAGATGTGGTTCGCAGGCTCAACCTGTCCGAGGAGCAGCAGGCCATGGGGTCACGCAGGGGACCCACCAAAG ACCCTGCTTTGATGAGAAAGTCTCCCTCAACAGACAGCAATGTTGGAAAGCCAG ccAGGCCAATGATTGCCACCCTGCCATTACGGCCCACAGTAAACAATGGGACCGTCCTACCAAAGAAAGGCAGTGGTACTCTGCCCTCGCCGTCTGGATCTGGATCCAGAAAAGACACCAACACACCAGCCAACAAGAG TCTATCCAGTTTGTCCTCTCTGTTTCGCTCCACCAGAATTCCCTATCTGCCCCTCAG CACTGTGAGGAGAACCAACTCAAACGAACACATGGGAACTCTAACGCGGAAAGATTCAGGCGACTCGAAGGGTAACCGAGGTCGAGCTGGATCAACCGGCAGCAATTCCAGCGGCAAAAGAAGTGACAG CAAACTGAGGGATCCAGTGTTCAATGCAG GGATGCGACGTGTGACCCACTGCAAAG aGGAAGGttatgtcaaaatgtttttgaaggGTCGTCCCATCACCATGTACATGCCCAAAGACCAGGTGGACACCTACTGCCTGGAGGCCAGAGCTGAGCTGCCCAACAACAAACTCAAACTGGATTGGGT CTACGGTTACCGTGGCCGAGACTGTCGCTCCAACCTTTACTTGCTGCCCACCGGAGAAACAGTGTATTTCATTGCCTCAGTGGTTGTCCTGTTCAACGTggatgagcagctgcagagacattACACTGGACACACAGACGACATCAAATG CCTGGCCGTCCACCCCGATAAAATCACCATAGCAACCGGGCAGGTGGCGGGCACCTCTTCAGATGGAAAG CAGCTGGCTCCTCATGTTCGTGTGTGGGACTCTGTTAGTCTCAACACCCTCCACGTTCTCGGTGCAGGTTTCTTTGACCGAGCCTTGGTCTGCTTGGCTTTCTCCAAGTCG AATGGAGGAAATACTCTGTGTGCTGTGGACGACTCCAATGACCACGTACTCTCCGTCTGGGACTGGCAGCGAGAAGACAGACTGGCAGAAGTCAAg tgctCCAACGAGTCAGTGTTTGCTGTAGACTTTCACCCGACAGACAGCAACATCGTAGTGACATGTGGCAAATCCCATCTCTATTTCTGGAACCTGGAGAAAGGCATTCTGGTCAAGAAGCAAGGACTGTTTGAG AAACAAGAGAAGCCCAAGTTTGTCTTGTGCGTGACCTTTGCAGAAAATGGAGACACTATAACTGGAGACTCAAGTGGGAACATCTTGGTGTGGGGGAAAG GCACTAATCGCATCAGCCATGTCATCCAAGGAGCTCACGAGGGCAGCATCTTTGCTCTGTGCATGCTGAGGAACGGCACGCTGGTGTCTGGAGGTAAAGATCGCAGGCTCATTTCTTGGGACAACAGCTACCAGCAGATACAATCGTTGGAG GTGCCTGAGTTGTTTGGTCCCATCCGGACCATAGCAGAGGGCAGAGGGGAGACCGTGCTCATCGGGACCACCAAGAACTTTGTTTTGCAAGGCAGTTTGGATGGAGAATTTACACCAATTACACAG GGTCATATTGATGAGCTGTGGGGTCTGGCTGTTCACCCCTGGAAATCTCAGTTCCTCACCTGTGGTTATGACAGGCAGGTCAGCCTGTGGGACTCAAGTTCCCATCAGCTCATCTGGGCCAAGAGCATGGAG GATGCTGCCCAGTCAGCAGGCTTTCACCCAACTGGAGCTGTGGTTGCCATAGGAACACAGACTGGCAG GTGGCTGGTACTGGACACTGACTCTAAGGATTTAGTCACAGTGCACACAGATGGGAATGAACAGCTGTCTGTTATGCACTACGGACCAG ATGGTAACTTCCTGGCCATCGGTTCTCACGACAACTACATCTATATCTACGCTGTGACAGAAAATGGGAGGAAGTACAGTCGAGTTGGGAAGTGCTCG GGTCACTCGAGTTTCATCACCCATTTGGACTGGTCAGTGGACTCCCAGTATCTGGTATCAAATTCAGGAGACTATGAGATACTGTATT gGATCCCctcagtgtgtaaacaggtgGTCAGTGTGGAGACCACCAGAGATATTGAGTGGGCCACATGCACCTGCACACTGGGATTCCAAGTCTTTG GCTTGTGGCCCGATGGCTCAGATGGTACAGACATCAACGCCGTCTGCAGGTCCAGTGATAAGAGCCTCCTCGTCACCGGTGATGATTTTGGGAAGGTCCATCTCTTCTCATATCCATGTTCACAGTTCAGA GCTCCCAGCCATGTTTATGGTGGCCACAGCAGTCACGTGACCAATGTGACCTTTCTGTTTGATGACAGCTATCtggtgtcaacaggagggaagGACATGAGTGTGATGCAGTGGAGGATAGTCTGA
- the eml1 gene encoding echinoderm microtubule-associated protein-like 1 isoform X2 — protein MEDGFSSYSSLYDTSSLLQFCNDDSASAASSMEVTDRIASLEQRVQMQEDEIQLLKSALADVVRRLNLSEEQQAMGSRRGPTKDPALMRKSPSTDSNVGKPARPMIATLPLRPTVNNGTVLPKKGSGTLPSPSGSGSRKDTNTPANKSLSSLSSLFRSTRIPYLPLSTVRRTNSNEHMGTLTRKDSGDSKGNRGRAGSTGSNSSGKRSDSKLRDPVFNAGMRRVTHCKEEGYVKMFLKGRPITMYMPKDQVDTYCLEARAELPNNKLKLDWVYGYRGRDCRSNLYLLPTGETVYFIASVVVLFNVDEQLQRHYTGHTDDIKCLAVHPDKITIATGQVAGTSSDGKLAPHVRVWDSVSLNTLHVLGAGFFDRALVCLAFSKSNGGNTLCAVDDSNDHVLSVWDWQREDRLAEVKCSNESVFAVDFHPTDSNIVVTCGKSHLYFWNLEKGILVKKQGLFEKQEKPKFVLCVTFAENGDTITGDSSGNILVWGKGTNRISHVIQGAHEGSIFALCMLRNGTLVSGGKDRRLISWDNSYQQIQSLEVPELFGPIRTIAEGRGETVLIGTTKNFVLQGSLDGEFTPITQGHIDELWGLAVHPWKSQFLTCGYDRQVSLWDSSSHQLIWAKSMEDAAQSAGFHPTGAVVAIGTQTGRWLVLDTDSKDLVTVHTDGNEQLSVMHYGPDGNFLAIGSHDNYIYIYAVTENGRKYSRVGKCSGHSSFITHLDWSVDSQYLVSNSGDYEILYWIPSVCKQVVSVETTRDIEWATCTCTLGFQVFGLWPDGSDGTDINAVCRSSDKSLLVTGDDFGKVHLFSYPCSQFRAPSHVYGGHSSHVTNVTFLFDDSYLVSTGGKDMSVMQWRIV, from the exons ATGGAGGACGGGTTTTCCAGCTACAGCAGCTTGTATGACACCTCATCACTGCTGCAGTTCTGCAACG ATGACAGTGCATCAGCAGCCAGCAGTATGGAGGTGACTGACCGCATCGCCTCTCTGGAGCAGAGGGTCCAGATGCAGGAGGATGAGATTCAGCTGCTGAAGTCCGCTCTGGCAGATGTGGTTCGCAGGCTCAACCTGTCCGAGGAGCAGCAGGCCATGGGGTCACGCAGGGGACCCACCAAAG ACCCTGCTTTGATGAGAAAGTCTCCCTCAACAGACAGCAATGTTGGAAAGCCAG ccAGGCCAATGATTGCCACCCTGCCATTACGGCCCACAGTAAACAATGGGACCGTCCTACCAAAGAAAGGCAGTGGTACTCTGCCCTCGCCGTCTGGATCTGGATCCAGAAAAGACACCAACACACCAGCCAACAAGAG TCTATCCAGTTTGTCCTCTCTGTTTCGCTCCACCAGAATTCCCTATCTGCCCCTCAG CACTGTGAGGAGAACCAACTCAAACGAACACATGGGAACTCTAACGCGGAAAGATTCAGGCGACTCGAAGGGTAACCGAGGTCGAGCTGGATCAACCGGCAGCAATTCCAGCGGCAAAAGAAGTGACAG CAAACTGAGGGATCCAGTGTTCAATGCAG GGATGCGACGTGTGACCCACTGCAAAG aGGAAGGttatgtcaaaatgtttttgaaggGTCGTCCCATCACCATGTACATGCCCAAAGACCAGGTGGACACCTACTGCCTGGAGGCCAGAGCTGAGCTGCCCAACAACAAACTCAAACTGGATTGGGT CTACGGTTACCGTGGCCGAGACTGTCGCTCCAACCTTTACTTGCTGCCCACCGGAGAAACAGTGTATTTCATTGCCTCAGTGGTTGTCCTGTTCAACGTggatgagcagctgcagagacattACACTGGACACACAGACGACATCAAATG CCTGGCCGTCCACCCCGATAAAATCACCATAGCAACCGGGCAGGTGGCGGGCACCTCTTCAGATGGAAAG CTGGCTCCTCATGTTCGTGTGTGGGACTCTGTTAGTCTCAACACCCTCCACGTTCTCGGTGCAGGTTTCTTTGACCGAGCCTTGGTCTGCTTGGCTTTCTCCAAGTCG AATGGAGGAAATACTCTGTGTGCTGTGGACGACTCCAATGACCACGTACTCTCCGTCTGGGACTGGCAGCGAGAAGACAGACTGGCAGAAGTCAAg tgctCCAACGAGTCAGTGTTTGCTGTAGACTTTCACCCGACAGACAGCAACATCGTAGTGACATGTGGCAAATCCCATCTCTATTTCTGGAACCTGGAGAAAGGCATTCTGGTCAAGAAGCAAGGACTGTTTGAG AAACAAGAGAAGCCCAAGTTTGTCTTGTGCGTGACCTTTGCAGAAAATGGAGACACTATAACTGGAGACTCAAGTGGGAACATCTTGGTGTGGGGGAAAG GCACTAATCGCATCAGCCATGTCATCCAAGGAGCTCACGAGGGCAGCATCTTTGCTCTGTGCATGCTGAGGAACGGCACGCTGGTGTCTGGAGGTAAAGATCGCAGGCTCATTTCTTGGGACAACAGCTACCAGCAGATACAATCGTTGGAG GTGCCTGAGTTGTTTGGTCCCATCCGGACCATAGCAGAGGGCAGAGGGGAGACCGTGCTCATCGGGACCACCAAGAACTTTGTTTTGCAAGGCAGTTTGGATGGAGAATTTACACCAATTACACAG GGTCATATTGATGAGCTGTGGGGTCTGGCTGTTCACCCCTGGAAATCTCAGTTCCTCACCTGTGGTTATGACAGGCAGGTCAGCCTGTGGGACTCAAGTTCCCATCAGCTCATCTGGGCCAAGAGCATGGAG GATGCTGCCCAGTCAGCAGGCTTTCACCCAACTGGAGCTGTGGTTGCCATAGGAACACAGACTGGCAG GTGGCTGGTACTGGACACTGACTCTAAGGATTTAGTCACAGTGCACACAGATGGGAATGAACAGCTGTCTGTTATGCACTACGGACCAG ATGGTAACTTCCTGGCCATCGGTTCTCACGACAACTACATCTATATCTACGCTGTGACAGAAAATGGGAGGAAGTACAGTCGAGTTGGGAAGTGCTCG GGTCACTCGAGTTTCATCACCCATTTGGACTGGTCAGTGGACTCCCAGTATCTGGTATCAAATTCAGGAGACTATGAGATACTGTATT gGATCCCctcagtgtgtaaacaggtgGTCAGTGTGGAGACCACCAGAGATATTGAGTGGGCCACATGCACCTGCACACTGGGATTCCAAGTCTTTG GCTTGTGGCCCGATGGCTCAGATGGTACAGACATCAACGCCGTCTGCAGGTCCAGTGATAAGAGCCTCCTCGTCACCGGTGATGATTTTGGGAAGGTCCATCTCTTCTCATATCCATGTTCACAGTTCAGA GCTCCCAGCCATGTTTATGGTGGCCACAGCAGTCACGTGACCAATGTGACCTTTCTGTTTGATGACAGCTATCtggtgtcaacaggagggaagGACATGAGTGTGATGCAGTGGAGGATAGTCTGA
- the eml1 gene encoding echinoderm microtubule-associated protein-like 1 isoform X4: MEDGFSSYSSLYDTSSLLQFCNDDSASAASSMEVTDRIASLEQRVQMQEDEIQLLKSALADVVRRLNLSEEQQAMGSRRGPTKDPALMRKSPSTDSNVGKPARPMIATLPLRPTVNNGTVLPKKGSGTLPSPSGSGSRKDTNTPANKSLSSLSSLFRSTRIPYLPLSTVRRTNSNEHMGTLTRKDSGDSKGNRGRAGSTGSNSSGKRSDSKLRDPVFNAEEGYVKMFLKGRPITMYMPKDQVDTYCLEARAELPNNKLKLDWVYGYRGRDCRSNLYLLPTGETVYFIASVVVLFNVDEQLQRHYTGHTDDIKCLAVHPDKITIATGQVAGTSSDGKQLAPHVRVWDSVSLNTLHVLGAGFFDRALVCLAFSKSNGGNTLCAVDDSNDHVLSVWDWQREDRLAEVKCSNESVFAVDFHPTDSNIVVTCGKSHLYFWNLEKGILVKKQGLFEKQEKPKFVLCVTFAENGDTITGDSSGNILVWGKGTNRISHVIQGAHEGSIFALCMLRNGTLVSGGKDRRLISWDNSYQQIQSLEVPELFGPIRTIAEGRGETVLIGTTKNFVLQGSLDGEFTPITQGHIDELWGLAVHPWKSQFLTCGYDRQVSLWDSSSHQLIWAKSMEDAAQSAGFHPTGAVVAIGTQTGRWLVLDTDSKDLVTVHTDGNEQLSVMHYGPDGNFLAIGSHDNYIYIYAVTENGRKYSRVGKCSGHSSFITHLDWSVDSQYLVSNSGDYEILYWIPSVCKQVVSVETTRDIEWATCTCTLGFQVFGLWPDGSDGTDINAVCRSSDKSLLVTGDDFGKVHLFSYPCSQFRAPSHVYGGHSSHVTNVTFLFDDSYLVSTGGKDMSVMQWRIV; this comes from the exons ATGGAGGACGGGTTTTCCAGCTACAGCAGCTTGTATGACACCTCATCACTGCTGCAGTTCTGCAACG ATGACAGTGCATCAGCAGCCAGCAGTATGGAGGTGACTGACCGCATCGCCTCTCTGGAGCAGAGGGTCCAGATGCAGGAGGATGAGATTCAGCTGCTGAAGTCCGCTCTGGCAGATGTGGTTCGCAGGCTCAACCTGTCCGAGGAGCAGCAGGCCATGGGGTCACGCAGGGGACCCACCAAAG ACCCTGCTTTGATGAGAAAGTCTCCCTCAACAGACAGCAATGTTGGAAAGCCAG ccAGGCCAATGATTGCCACCCTGCCATTACGGCCCACAGTAAACAATGGGACCGTCCTACCAAAGAAAGGCAGTGGTACTCTGCCCTCGCCGTCTGGATCTGGATCCAGAAAAGACACCAACACACCAGCCAACAAGAG TCTATCCAGTTTGTCCTCTCTGTTTCGCTCCACCAGAATTCCCTATCTGCCCCTCAG CACTGTGAGGAGAACCAACTCAAACGAACACATGGGAACTCTAACGCGGAAAGATTCAGGCGACTCGAAGGGTAACCGAGGTCGAGCTGGATCAACCGGCAGCAATTCCAGCGGCAAAAGAAGTGACAG CAAACTGAGGGATCCAGTGTTCAATGCAG aGGAAGGttatgtcaaaatgtttttgaaggGTCGTCCCATCACCATGTACATGCCCAAAGACCAGGTGGACACCTACTGCCTGGAGGCCAGAGCTGAGCTGCCCAACAACAAACTCAAACTGGATTGGGT CTACGGTTACCGTGGCCGAGACTGTCGCTCCAACCTTTACTTGCTGCCCACCGGAGAAACAGTGTATTTCATTGCCTCAGTGGTTGTCCTGTTCAACGTggatgagcagctgcagagacattACACTGGACACACAGACGACATCAAATG CCTGGCCGTCCACCCCGATAAAATCACCATAGCAACCGGGCAGGTGGCGGGCACCTCTTCAGATGGAAAG CAGCTGGCTCCTCATGTTCGTGTGTGGGACTCTGTTAGTCTCAACACCCTCCACGTTCTCGGTGCAGGTTTCTTTGACCGAGCCTTGGTCTGCTTGGCTTTCTCCAAGTCG AATGGAGGAAATACTCTGTGTGCTGTGGACGACTCCAATGACCACGTACTCTCCGTCTGGGACTGGCAGCGAGAAGACAGACTGGCAGAAGTCAAg tgctCCAACGAGTCAGTGTTTGCTGTAGACTTTCACCCGACAGACAGCAACATCGTAGTGACATGTGGCAAATCCCATCTCTATTTCTGGAACCTGGAGAAAGGCATTCTGGTCAAGAAGCAAGGACTGTTTGAG AAACAAGAGAAGCCCAAGTTTGTCTTGTGCGTGACCTTTGCAGAAAATGGAGACACTATAACTGGAGACTCAAGTGGGAACATCTTGGTGTGGGGGAAAG GCACTAATCGCATCAGCCATGTCATCCAAGGAGCTCACGAGGGCAGCATCTTTGCTCTGTGCATGCTGAGGAACGGCACGCTGGTGTCTGGAGGTAAAGATCGCAGGCTCATTTCTTGGGACAACAGCTACCAGCAGATACAATCGTTGGAG GTGCCTGAGTTGTTTGGTCCCATCCGGACCATAGCAGAGGGCAGAGGGGAGACCGTGCTCATCGGGACCACCAAGAACTTTGTTTTGCAAGGCAGTTTGGATGGAGAATTTACACCAATTACACAG GGTCATATTGATGAGCTGTGGGGTCTGGCTGTTCACCCCTGGAAATCTCAGTTCCTCACCTGTGGTTATGACAGGCAGGTCAGCCTGTGGGACTCAAGTTCCCATCAGCTCATCTGGGCCAAGAGCATGGAG GATGCTGCCCAGTCAGCAGGCTTTCACCCAACTGGAGCTGTGGTTGCCATAGGAACACAGACTGGCAG GTGGCTGGTACTGGACACTGACTCTAAGGATTTAGTCACAGTGCACACAGATGGGAATGAACAGCTGTCTGTTATGCACTACGGACCAG ATGGTAACTTCCTGGCCATCGGTTCTCACGACAACTACATCTATATCTACGCTGTGACAGAAAATGGGAGGAAGTACAGTCGAGTTGGGAAGTGCTCG GGTCACTCGAGTTTCATCACCCATTTGGACTGGTCAGTGGACTCCCAGTATCTGGTATCAAATTCAGGAGACTATGAGATACTGTATT gGATCCCctcagtgtgtaaacaggtgGTCAGTGTGGAGACCACCAGAGATATTGAGTGGGCCACATGCACCTGCACACTGGGATTCCAAGTCTTTG GCTTGTGGCCCGATGGCTCAGATGGTACAGACATCAACGCCGTCTGCAGGTCCAGTGATAAGAGCCTCCTCGTCACCGGTGATGATTTTGGGAAGGTCCATCTCTTCTCATATCCATGTTCACAGTTCAGA GCTCCCAGCCATGTTTATGGTGGCCACAGCAGTCACGTGACCAATGTGACCTTTCTGTTTGATGACAGCTATCtggtgtcaacaggagggaagGACATGAGTGTGATGCAGTGGAGGATAGTCTGA
- the eml1 gene encoding echinoderm microtubule-associated protein-like 1 isoform X10 gives MEDGFSSYSSLYDTSSLLQFCNDDSASAASSMEVTDRIASLEQRVQMQEDEIQLLKSALADVVRRLNLSEEQQAMGSRRGPTKARPMIATLPLRPTVNNGTVLPKKGSGTLPSPSGSGSRKDTNTPANKSTVRRTNSNEHMGTLTRKDSGDSKGNRGRAGSTGSNSSGKRSDSKLRDPVFNAGMRRVTHCKEEGYVKMFLKGRPITMYMPKDQVDTYCLEARAELPNNKLKLDWVYGYRGRDCRSNLYLLPTGETVYFIASVVVLFNVDEQLQRHYTGHTDDIKCLAVHPDKITIATGQVAGTSSDGKQLAPHVRVWDSVSLNTLHVLGAGFFDRALVCLAFSKSNGGNTLCAVDDSNDHVLSVWDWQREDRLAEVKCSNESVFAVDFHPTDSNIVVTCGKSHLYFWNLEKGILVKKQGLFEKQEKPKFVLCVTFAENGDTITGDSSGNILVWGKGTNRISHVIQGAHEGSIFALCMLRNGTLVSGGKDRRLISWDNSYQQIQSLEVPELFGPIRTIAEGRGETVLIGTTKNFVLQGSLDGEFTPITQGHIDELWGLAVHPWKSQFLTCGYDRQVSLWDSSSHQLIWAKSMEDAAQSAGFHPTGAVVAIGTQTGRWLVLDTDSKDLVTVHTDGNEQLSVMHYGPDGNFLAIGSHDNYIYIYAVTENGRKYSRVGKCSGHSSFITHLDWSVDSQYLVSNSGDYEILYWIPSVCKQVVSVETTRDIEWATCTCTLGFQVFGLWPDGSDGTDINAVCRSSDKSLLVTGDDFGKVHLFSYPCSQFRAPSHVYGGHSSHVTNVTFLFDDSYLVSTGGKDMSVMQWRIV, from the exons ATGGAGGACGGGTTTTCCAGCTACAGCAGCTTGTATGACACCTCATCACTGCTGCAGTTCTGCAACG ATGACAGTGCATCAGCAGCCAGCAGTATGGAGGTGACTGACCGCATCGCCTCTCTGGAGCAGAGGGTCCAGATGCAGGAGGATGAGATTCAGCTGCTGAAGTCCGCTCTGGCAGATGTGGTTCGCAGGCTCAACCTGTCCGAGGAGCAGCAGGCCATGGGGTCACGCAGGGGACCCACCAAAG ccAGGCCAATGATTGCCACCCTGCCATTACGGCCCACAGTAAACAATGGGACCGTCCTACCAAAGAAAGGCAGTGGTACTCTGCCCTCGCCGTCTGGATCTGGATCCAGAAAAGACACCAACACACCAGCCAACAAGAG CACTGTGAGGAGAACCAACTCAAACGAACACATGGGAACTCTAACGCGGAAAGATTCAGGCGACTCGAAGGGTAACCGAGGTCGAGCTGGATCAACCGGCAGCAATTCCAGCGGCAAAAGAAGTGACAG CAAACTGAGGGATCCAGTGTTCAATGCAG GGATGCGACGTGTGACCCACTGCAAAG aGGAAGGttatgtcaaaatgtttttgaaggGTCGTCCCATCACCATGTACATGCCCAAAGACCAGGTGGACACCTACTGCCTGGAGGCCAGAGCTGAGCTGCCCAACAACAAACTCAAACTGGATTGGGT CTACGGTTACCGTGGCCGAGACTGTCGCTCCAACCTTTACTTGCTGCCCACCGGAGAAACAGTGTATTTCATTGCCTCAGTGGTTGTCCTGTTCAACGTggatgagcagctgcagagacattACACTGGACACACAGACGACATCAAATG CCTGGCCGTCCACCCCGATAAAATCACCATAGCAACCGGGCAGGTGGCGGGCACCTCTTCAGATGGAAAG CAGCTGGCTCCTCATGTTCGTGTGTGGGACTCTGTTAGTCTCAACACCCTCCACGTTCTCGGTGCAGGTTTCTTTGACCGAGCCTTGGTCTGCTTGGCTTTCTCCAAGTCG AATGGAGGAAATACTCTGTGTGCTGTGGACGACTCCAATGACCACGTACTCTCCGTCTGGGACTGGCAGCGAGAAGACAGACTGGCAGAAGTCAAg tgctCCAACGAGTCAGTGTTTGCTGTAGACTTTCACCCGACAGACAGCAACATCGTAGTGACATGTGGCAAATCCCATCTCTATTTCTGGAACCTGGAGAAAGGCATTCTGGTCAAGAAGCAAGGACTGTTTGAG AAACAAGAGAAGCCCAAGTTTGTCTTGTGCGTGACCTTTGCAGAAAATGGAGACACTATAACTGGAGACTCAAGTGGGAACATCTTGGTGTGGGGGAAAG GCACTAATCGCATCAGCCATGTCATCCAAGGAGCTCACGAGGGCAGCATCTTTGCTCTGTGCATGCTGAGGAACGGCACGCTGGTGTCTGGAGGTAAAGATCGCAGGCTCATTTCTTGGGACAACAGCTACCAGCAGATACAATCGTTGGAG GTGCCTGAGTTGTTTGGTCCCATCCGGACCATAGCAGAGGGCAGAGGGGAGACCGTGCTCATCGGGACCACCAAGAACTTTGTTTTGCAAGGCAGTTTGGATGGAGAATTTACACCAATTACACAG GGTCATATTGATGAGCTGTGGGGTCTGGCTGTTCACCCCTGGAAATCTCAGTTCCTCACCTGTGGTTATGACAGGCAGGTCAGCCTGTGGGACTCAAGTTCCCATCAGCTCATCTGGGCCAAGAGCATGGAG GATGCTGCCCAGTCAGCAGGCTTTCACCCAACTGGAGCTGTGGTTGCCATAGGAACACAGACTGGCAG GTGGCTGGTACTGGACACTGACTCTAAGGATTTAGTCACAGTGCACACAGATGGGAATGAACAGCTGTCTGTTATGCACTACGGACCAG ATGGTAACTTCCTGGCCATCGGTTCTCACGACAACTACATCTATATCTACGCTGTGACAGAAAATGGGAGGAAGTACAGTCGAGTTGGGAAGTGCTCG GGTCACTCGAGTTTCATCACCCATTTGGACTGGTCAGTGGACTCCCAGTATCTGGTATCAAATTCAGGAGACTATGAGATACTGTATT gGATCCCctcagtgtgtaaacaggtgGTCAGTGTGGAGACCACCAGAGATATTGAGTGGGCCACATGCACCTGCACACTGGGATTCCAAGTCTTTG GCTTGTGGCCCGATGGCTCAGATGGTACAGACATCAACGCCGTCTGCAGGTCCAGTGATAAGAGCCTCCTCGTCACCGGTGATGATTTTGGGAAGGTCCATCTCTTCTCATATCCATGTTCACAGTTCAGA GCTCCCAGCCATGTTTATGGTGGCCACAGCAGTCACGTGACCAATGTGACCTTTCTGTTTGATGACAGCTATCtggtgtcaacaggagggaagGACATGAGTGTGATGCAGTGGAGGATAGTCTGA